A region of Thermococcus piezophilus DNA encodes the following proteins:
- the asnB gene encoding asparagine synthase (glutamine-hydrolyzing): MCLIAGGIGKNIRERFISMIITGKHRGEDSFGVWTDSGVLKSHDFSEVSVIPDGRIGLLQCRLAMTGSLDHNQPFHNDFSLVHNGEIYNHRHLRAYLEGKGVSFESDVDSEAILRLLKYFLRKKGIGVEEAIRKAMLMLEGDYAVAFSDGERIYLFRDPIGVRPLYYSPNGFFASEKKVLWAIGEEATPVQPGELVVLSREGVYRRRVFNILELKGGPLPLERAKLALMKTLVHAVRVRVGKRTGVLFSGGLDSSLIALIASNYSKVTLYTAGTEGSPDLEWARKVSDELGLPLNEYVFDFDDVREAVPRVAFAIEDPNPMNLAIGIPLYFATKLARKDGCKLLLSGQGADELFGGYAKYLERPELMESDLLDMGEKNLARDDKIAMLNSVEGRVPFLDLAVVSISLRTPLEYKIQNGVRKAILREVATELGLPLQIANRDKKAAQYGSRAQKLLEKLAGMESMTLREYAKKAFNEVFKENKRF, encoded by the coding sequence ATGTGTCTCATAGCGGGTGGGATTGGTAAGAACATAAGAGAACGCTTTATCAGCATGATAATCACTGGAAAACACAGGGGAGAGGATTCTTTCGGTGTGTGGACCGACAGTGGAGTGCTGAAGAGCCACGACTTCTCGGAAGTTAGTGTGATTCCCGATGGAAGGATAGGCCTCCTCCAGTGCAGGCTGGCCATGACCGGCTCGCTTGACCACAACCAGCCCTTCCACAACGACTTCTCCCTCGTCCACAATGGGGAGATATACAACCATCGCCACCTCAGGGCCTATTTGGAAGGAAAGGGCGTTTCTTTTGAGAGCGATGTGGACAGCGAGGCCATCCTGAGGCTCCTCAAATACTTCCTGAGGAAAAAGGGCATAGGAGTGGAAGAAGCCATCAGGAAGGCCATGCTGATGCTTGAGGGCGACTACGCCGTTGCCTTCAGCGACGGCGAGAGGATATACCTGTTCCGTGACCCGATTGGAGTACGGCCGCTCTACTACTCACCGAACGGCTTCTTTGCCTCCGAGAAGAAGGTACTCTGGGCGATAGGGGAAGAAGCCACGCCCGTTCAGCCTGGCGAGCTGGTGGTTCTCTCGCGCGAAGGGGTTTACAGAAGAAGGGTCTTCAACATTCTAGAACTCAAAGGAGGGCCACTCCCGCTGGAGAGGGCAAAGCTCGCCCTCATGAAAACGCTCGTCCATGCAGTTAGGGTCAGAGTTGGAAAGAGGACGGGGGTGCTCTTCTCGGGCGGACTGGACAGTTCACTTATAGCGCTCATAGCGTCTAACTACTCGAAGGTTACGCTCTACACTGCGGGAACCGAAGGAAGCCCCGATCTAGAATGGGCAAGAAAGGTAAGCGACGAGCTGGGCCTTCCACTCAATGAGTACGTTTTCGATTTTGATGATGTTAGGGAGGCCGTTCCGAGGGTAGCATTCGCGATAGAGGATCCGAATCCAATGAACCTGGCCATAGGAATTCCCCTCTACTTTGCCACAAAGCTCGCCCGTAAAGATGGCTGCAAGCTTCTCCTGAGCGGCCAGGGAGCAGACGAGCTCTTCGGCGGCTATGCAAAGTACCTTGAGAGGCCGGAACTCATGGAAAGCGATCTGCTCGATATGGGTGAGAAAAACCTCGCGAGGGATGACAAGATAGCGATGCTCAACTCCGTCGAGGGAAGAGTGCCCTTCCTCGACCTGGCAGTAGTGTCTATATCGCTGAGAACGCCGCTTGAATATAAGATACAGAACGGAGTCCGAAAGGCCATTTTGAGAGAAGTTGCCACTGAACTCGGCTTACCCCTCCAGATAGCGAACAGAGATAAGAAAGCCGCCCAGTACGGGAGCAGGGCTCAGAAGCTGCTAGAAAAGCTGGCCGGGATGGAGAGCATGACCCTCAGGGAATACGCCAAAAAAGCGTTTAACGAGGTCTTTAAAGAGAATAAACGTTTTTAA
- a CDS encoding cell wall-binding repeat-containing protein: MNLVILVSDNEADMAVAKNVAGILGARVVVSPWGTYNPVASAEILTINPDRVIIIGGPVAVPEEYPKDLESFGIPYERWYGETRYETNLAVIKMLKEEFREAFEEIKYAIIVNGRDAIAIEAYSTRLLSEFFSDGTDGKSILILTDVEKADETIQALDELNSLVEVKYAATYSGTINLKPMFPLNDDLISSYLKKRFGSEYYPSMDMLAPYSTAVYHLLVNVQNKTNRAEKLLDGLQIPDARKKLEEAKKFMTLAWAQYKEGNYAMAYELAMKANFDADFVISRSYSEINTIYQGSAKLQMTREILQLEIMVNVLQKKGYDVTEIKALIEQAKEALNKGDYTTLLKELIPRIKTEIAQLTLGRPIPRVPGGKDRGRP, encoded by the coding sequence ATGAACCTAGTCATCCTCGTCAGCGACAACGAGGCGGACATGGCCGTGGCCAAGAACGTAGCGGGGATTCTCGGTGCCCGAGTTGTAGTAAGCCCCTGGGGAACCTACAATCCCGTGGCAAGCGCCGAGATACTGACGATAAATCCAGACAGGGTGATAATAATCGGCGGCCCGGTGGCAGTCCCAGAGGAGTACCCCAAAGACCTCGAGAGCTTTGGGATACCTTACGAAAGATGGTACGGTGAGACGAGGTACGAAACCAACCTAGCAGTCATAAAGATGCTGAAGGAGGAGTTCCGCGAGGCTTTCGAGGAGATAAAGTACGCCATCATAGTAAACGGCAGGGATGCAATCGCCATAGAGGCCTACTCCACAAGGCTTCTCAGCGAGTTCTTCAGCGATGGGACTGACGGAAAGAGCATACTAATTCTAACCGATGTTGAAAAGGCCGATGAGACAATCCAGGCCCTAGACGAACTTAACTCTCTCGTAGAAGTGAAATATGCCGCCACATATTCAGGAACAATTAATTTGAAGCCGATGTTCCCTCTTAACGATGATCTCATAAGTTCATACCTGAAAAAGCGCTTTGGCAGTGAGTATTACCCCTCCATGGACATGCTCGCCCCTTACTCAACAGCAGTATATCATCTGCTGGTCAATGTCCAGAACAAGACCAACCGGGCTGAGAAGCTCCTTGACGGCCTCCAGATTCCCGACGCTAGGAAGAAGTTAGAAGAGGCGAAGAAGTTTATGACACTGGCATGGGCTCAATACAAAGAGGGCAATTACGCAATGGCCTACGAGCTGGCAATGAAGGCCAATTTCGACGCCGATTTCGTCATATCCCGTTCGTACAGCGAGATTAACACCATCTATCAGGGCTCTGCCAAACTGCAGATGACTAGGGAGATACTCCAGCTTGAGATTATGGTGAATGTCCTCCAGAAGAAGGGCTACGATGTGACTGAAATCAAAGCACTCATAGAGCAGGCCAAGGAAGCCCTTAACAAGGGAGATTACACTACCCTCCTGAAAGAGCTCATTCCAAGGATAAAGACGGAGATAGCCCAGCTGACCCTCGGGCGACCCATTCCGAGAGTGCCGGGTGGAAAGGACAGGGGAAGACCATAA
- a CDS encoding glycosyltransferase family 4 protein, protein MRILMVGHYPPHGGGVANHLDNLVRELRNRHEVHVLTYGPVKPREHEREFVHQVMVPPIYGLRGTSFALLGARKIVHLNRELGFDLIHAHFVGTTSYAGVLAKERLGLPLVVTAHGSDLEHTAKLTLGRFYVKKTLSSADAIITVSHSLAKKALSLGAEGVHVIPNGVRPLEEKPWKGKYITFIGALRDYKSPETFIELARVFPELEFLVVGDGSLRRNLEMEAPENVRFLGYRQDIDRVLSKSLMLVLPSKREGFGLVILEANSLGVPAVGRNVGGIAELIRNGKNGLLFDDFDGLVNAVKSLLKPKTNRKAGEIGRRIAALYSWSVVAEEVDGVYLKVLGQRF, encoded by the coding sequence ATGAGGATTCTAATGGTCGGGCACTATCCGCCGCACGGGGGAGGCGTTGCAAACCACCTTGATAACCTCGTCAGGGAGTTGAGAAACCGCCATGAGGTTCATGTTCTAACTTACGGGCCCGTTAAGCCGAGGGAGCACGAGAGGGAGTTTGTGCATCAGGTGATGGTGCCCCCAATCTATGGCCTCAGAGGGACGAGCTTCGCTCTCCTCGGTGCTAGGAAGATTGTCCACCTTAATAGGGAGCTTGGATTCGACCTGATACACGCCCACTTCGTCGGGACGACGAGCTATGCGGGTGTCCTAGCAAAGGAGAGGTTGGGACTCCCACTGGTCGTCACCGCCCACGGCAGCGACCTCGAGCACACGGCGAAGCTAACTCTCGGAAGGTTCTACGTCAAAAAAACGCTCTCTTCGGCCGATGCAATTATCACCGTGAGCCACAGCCTCGCCAAGAAGGCGCTCTCTCTGGGGGCAGAGGGTGTCCACGTAATCCCAAACGGTGTCAGGCCCCTGGAAGAGAAACCATGGAAGGGCAAATACATCACGTTTATAGGGGCACTGAGGGACTACAAAAGCCCCGAGACGTTCATTGAACTGGCGAGAGTCTTCCCAGAGCTTGAGTTCCTCGTAGTTGGCGACGGCTCGCTTAGGCGGAATCTTGAGATGGAAGCACCGGAGAACGTCAGGTTCCTCGGATACAGGCAGGATATCGATAGAGTCCTCTCCAAAAGCCTCATGCTCGTGCTTCCTTCCAAGAGGGAAGGCTTTGGGCTGGTAATTCTTGAGGCGAACAGCCTCGGTGTTCCCGCTGTTGGGAGGAACGTGGGGGGAATAGCCGAGCTTATAAGGAACGGAAAGAACGGTCTGCTCTTCGACGACTTCGACGGTCTCGTGAATGCCGTAAAATCTCTCTTGAAGCCCAAGACGAACAGAAAAGCCGGAGAAATCGGAAGAAGGATAGCGGCGCTCTATTCCTGGAGCGTTGTTGCCGAGGAGGTCGATGGGGTTTACCTCAAAGTCCTTGGGCAACGTTTTTAA
- a CDS encoding L-threonylcarbamoyladenylate synthase, with product MTVVINIREGLDERKIRIAARFILEGKLVAFPTETVYGLGADALNEKAVKRIFKAKGRPADNPLIVHIADFKDLNKLAREIPEEAKLLAERFWPGPLTIVLPKKDEVPKVTTGGLDTVAVRMPSHPIALALIRASTPIAAPSANVSGRPSPTLAEHVIDDFYGKIECVIDGGETKIGVESTVIDLSDEKPTLLRPGGLPLEEIEMVIGEVEIHPAVRGKLVDVARSPGMKYKHYSPEAQIIVVEGPMERVREKIKELVKEYQGQGLRVGVMATEPYECDEFFHFGDTEEEFARNLFKALRELDKRGVDIIIAEGIEERGLGFAVMNRLRKAAGYRIVWA from the coding sequence ATGACGGTAGTAATCAACATTCGAGAAGGTCTCGATGAGAGAAAGATTAGGATAGCCGCGAGGTTCATATTGGAGGGAAAGCTGGTTGCCTTTCCAACTGAGACGGTCTACGGTCTTGGCGCCGATGCCCTCAATGAGAAAGCCGTTAAGAGAATCTTTAAGGCCAAAGGAAGACCAGCTGACAACCCGCTCATCGTTCACATAGCCGACTTCAAAGACCTGAATAAACTCGCAAGGGAAATCCCAGAGGAGGCAAAACTGTTAGCTGAGAGGTTCTGGCCGGGCCCCTTAACGATTGTTCTCCCTAAGAAGGATGAAGTCCCGAAGGTCACCACGGGCGGCCTCGATACTGTCGCGGTCAGAATGCCTTCTCACCCAATAGCCCTCGCGCTCATAAGGGCCAGCACCCCGATAGCAGCCCCATCAGCCAACGTAAGTGGTAGACCAAGCCCCACCCTGGCCGAGCACGTCATAGACGACTTCTACGGGAAGATAGAGTGTGTAATCGATGGCGGGGAGACTAAAATCGGCGTGGAGTCCACAGTCATTGACCTGAGCGATGAAAAACCAACCCTGCTAAGACCCGGCGGACTGCCACTCGAGGAGATTGAGATGGTCATCGGCGAGGTTGAGATACATCCCGCGGTCAGGGGCAAGCTCGTCGATGTTGCCCGCTCGCCGGGGATGAAATATAAGCACTACTCTCCCGAGGCCCAGATCATCGTAGTGGAAGGCCCAATGGAGCGTGTCAGAGAGAAGATAAAAGAGCTCGTTAAGGAGTATCAGGGGCAGGGGCTCCGCGTGGGAGTGATGGCGACGGAGCCCTACGAGTGCGATGAGTTCTTCCACTTCGGGGACACTGAGGAAGAATTCGCCAGAAACCTCTTCAAAGCTCTGAGGGAGCTTGATAAGAGGGGAGTGGATATAATAATCGCCGAAGGGATCGAGGAGAGAGGACTTGGATTCGCCGTGATGAACAGGCTCAGAAAAGCGGCTGGATACAGGATAGTATGGGCGTAG
- a CDS encoding nucleotidyltransferase domain-containing protein, with the protein MPGKKVVRVWDEREVVYSPKRWRYLWEKRERALSIIERLEQFDPRLYGSVARGDVKKNSDIDIFIPYKVPSYLIELALEGLVSRRKIVMATPWHIIKGVIEIDEETTVTFPLIEPTDRELEFYRWGGAIDLWGVKTKQRVSGVNKKLILIIPTEKGHIESEVVGRESEVAKILGVSIDIVTERVHVLTRRDAIGRTGIYINEEVPDWMSFEEALKLIADRDPNVRRKVRERGGV; encoded by the coding sequence ATGCCGGGGAAAAAAGTTGTTAGAGTCTGGGACGAGAGAGAAGTTGTCTACTCCCCCAAACGCTGGCGCTACCTGTGGGAGAAGCGTGAGAGGGCGTTGAGCATAATAGAGCGCCTTGAGCAGTTTGACCCACGTCTCTATGGAAGTGTCGCGAGGGGAGACGTAAAGAAGAACAGCGACATAGACATATTCATCCCCTACAAGGTTCCGAGCTATCTAATCGAACTCGCCCTTGAGGGACTCGTGAGCAGGAGAAAGATAGTCATGGCAACTCCGTGGCACATCATAAAGGGTGTCATCGAGATAGACGAGGAAACCACCGTCACCTTTCCGCTGATAGAACCGACCGACAGGGAGCTGGAGTTCTACCGCTGGGGCGGGGCCATAGACTTGTGGGGTGTGAAGACTAAGCAGAGAGTTTCAGGGGTGAACAAAAAGCTCATCCTCATAATTCCAACCGAGAAGGGCCACATCGAGAGTGAAGTGGTCGGAAGGGAGAGCGAGGTGGCGAAAATTCTAGGGGTGAGCATCGACATCGTAACCGAGCGCGTTCACGTCTTGACGAGGAGGGACGCTATAGGGAGGACCGGAATATACATCAACGAGGAAGTGCCAGACTGGATGAGCTTTGAGGAGGCACTGAAGCTCATAGCGGACAGGGACCCGAACGTTAGGAGAAAAGTGAGGGAAAGGGGAGGGGTTTAA
- the serS gene encoding serine--tRNA ligase yields the protein MLDIKLIRENPDLVKGDLIKRGEIEKLKWIDEILELDAKWRENLRKINHLRRDRNRIAVEIGKRKKADEPVDDLLAKSKEIVAQIEALEKEIEEIRAKIDYYLWRLPNITHESVPIGKDDTENVPIRFWGKAKVWEGFLESFKEQSLGKMDYEVLSWRPKLHVDMLELLHGADLERAAKVSGSRFYYLLNELVILDLALIRFTIDKLIEKGFTPVIPPYMVRRYVEEGVTSFDDFEDVIYKVEEEDLYLIPTAEHPLAGMHANEILEGKDLPLLYVGVSPCFRKEAGTAGKDTKGIFRVHQFHKVEQFVYAKPEESWEWHEKLIQNAEEIFQELEIPYRVVNICTGDLGYVAAKKYDIEAWMAGQGKFREVVSASNCTEWQARRLNIRYRDKTHEKPRFVHTLNSTAIATSRAIVAILENHQTEEGVVKLPKALWKYTSFKEILPAHMKEKCCKV from the coding sequence ATGCTCGATATAAAGCTCATCCGTGAAAACCCCGATCTGGTCAAGGGGGACCTAATCAAGCGCGGGGAAATTGAGAAGCTCAAGTGGATAGACGAGATCCTCGAGCTTGACGCCAAGTGGCGCGAAAACCTCAGGAAGATAAACCATCTCAGGCGCGACAGGAACAGGATAGCCGTCGAGATAGGCAAGAGGAAGAAGGCTGACGAGCCCGTTGATGATCTTTTAGCCAAGAGCAAGGAGATAGTCGCCCAGATAGAGGCCCTCGAGAAGGAAATCGAGGAGATAAGAGCGAAGATTGACTACTACCTCTGGAGGCTTCCGAACATTACCCACGAGAGCGTTCCGATTGGTAAAGACGACACTGAGAACGTCCCCATAAGGTTCTGGGGGAAGGCTAAAGTTTGGGAAGGCTTCCTCGAGTCCTTCAAGGAGCAGAGCCTCGGAAAGATGGACTATGAGGTTCTGAGCTGGAGGCCTAAGCTCCACGTGGATATGCTGGAGCTCCTTCATGGCGCTGACCTGGAGAGGGCCGCGAAGGTAAGCGGCTCGCGCTTTTACTACCTCCTCAACGAGCTCGTCATACTTGACCTTGCCTTAATCCGCTTCACCATCGACAAGCTTATCGAGAAGGGCTTTACCCCTGTGATTCCGCCCTACATGGTCAGACGCTACGTCGAGGAAGGCGTCACGAGCTTCGATGACTTCGAGGACGTTATCTACAAGGTCGAGGAGGAGGATTTATACCTCATTCCAACAGCTGAGCACCCACTCGCTGGAATGCACGCCAACGAGATACTCGAGGGCAAGGATTTACCACTCCTCTACGTTGGTGTGAGTCCGTGCTTCAGAAAGGAGGCCGGAACCGCTGGAAAGGACACGAAGGGAATCTTCCGTGTTCACCAGTTCCACAAGGTCGAGCAGTTCGTCTATGCAAAGCCGGAGGAGAGCTGGGAGTGGCACGAGAAGCTCATCCAGAACGCCGAGGAGATATTCCAAGAGCTTGAGATTCCCTACAGGGTTGTGAACATCTGTACTGGAGATTTGGGCTACGTTGCCGCTAAGAAGTACGACATCGAGGCCTGGATGGCCGGCCAGGGCAAGTTCAGGGAGGTCGTTTCGGCGAGCAACTGTACGGAGTGGCAGGCTAGAAGGTTGAACATCCGCTACCGCGACAAGACCCACGAAAAGCCGCGCTTCGTCCACACTCTCAACTCCACCGCTATAGCTACATCGAGGGCAATAGTTGCCATCCTGGAGAACCACCAGACTGAGGAGGGCGTCGTTAAGCTTCCAAAGGCCCTTTGGAAGTACACTAGCTTCAAGGAGATTCTCCCGGCGCACATGAAGGAGAAGTGCTGTAAGGTGTGA
- the glp gene encoding gephyrin-like molybdotransferase Glp has translation MAFLKVVPLEEALEVIESFPLERRVEKVPLEETLGRVLAEDVVSPIDVPPFDRATVDGYAVRAEDTFMASESEPVKLKVIGEINAGDTPTVELKPGESVYISTGAPLPKNADAVIQFEDVDREGDEVIIYKPAYPGLGVMKRGTDIPSGKLLLRAGTRLGFKETALLSAIGFSEVKVFRKPRVAVISTGNEVVLPGTELRYGQIYDINGRAIADAVRELGGEAVFLGIAKDDKDSLKELILKGVECCDIIILSGGASGGIRDLTSSIIGELGKVYIHGIAIQPGKPTIIGLIDGKPIFGLPGYPTSCLTNFTLLVAPLLRKLLGRESEVRKVKKRLAHKVFSVKGRMQFLPVKVEGENAVPILKGSGAVTSFIDADGFIEVHENVEILDGGEEVEVTFFG, from the coding sequence ATGGCGTTCCTGAAGGTAGTTCCACTGGAGGAAGCACTCGAGGTCATAGAATCCTTTCCACTGGAGAGAAGGGTCGAGAAGGTCCCGCTCGAGGAGACGCTCGGAAGGGTTCTCGCGGAGGACGTGGTGAGCCCCATAGACGTTCCCCCCTTTGACAGGGCGACGGTGGACGGCTACGCGGTTAGGGCTGAAGACACATTCATGGCAAGCGAGAGCGAGCCTGTGAAACTGAAGGTCATCGGCGAGATAAACGCCGGAGATACGCCGACGGTGGAACTCAAGCCGGGCGAGAGCGTCTACATATCCACTGGCGCCCCCCTTCCAAAGAACGCCGACGCTGTGATACAGTTCGAAGACGTGGACAGGGAAGGAGACGAAGTAATCATCTACAAGCCTGCCTATCCTGGCCTTGGGGTTATGAAGAGGGGCACCGACATTCCAAGTGGAAAGCTTCTCCTAAGGGCTGGGACGCGGCTTGGCTTCAAGGAGACTGCTCTGCTCTCAGCGATTGGCTTTTCGGAGGTTAAGGTCTTCAGGAAGCCGAGGGTGGCGGTGATAAGCACGGGCAATGAGGTGGTTCTGCCTGGGACTGAGCTTAGATACGGCCAGATATATGATATCAACGGCAGAGCGATAGCCGACGCCGTTAGGGAACTTGGGGGAGAAGCCGTTTTCCTTGGCATAGCAAAGGATGACAAAGACAGCTTAAAGGAGCTCATCCTCAAAGGCGTTGAGTGCTGCGACATCATAATCCTCAGCGGCGGCGCGAGCGGGGGAATAAGGGACCTAACGTCATCGATAATCGGTGAGCTCGGTAAGGTTTACATCCACGGCATAGCGATACAGCCGGGGAAGCCGACGATAATCGGTCTCATTGACGGAAAGCCGATATTCGGTCTGCCGGGTTATCCGACGTCTTGCCTCACGAACTTCACCCTGCTGGTCGCTCCACTCCTGAGGAAACTCCTGGGAAGGGAAAGCGAGGTCAGAAAGGTCAAGAAAAGGCTCGCCCACAAGGTCTTCTCGGTAAAGGGCAGGATGCAGTTCCTGCCCGTAAAAGTCGAGGGAGAAAATGCCGTTCCGATACTCAAGGGCAGTGGAGCGGTGACGAGCTTCATTGATGCTGACGGCTTTATAGAGGTGCATGAGAACGTTGAGATACTGGATGGGGGAGAGGAAGTCGAAGTTACGTTTTTTGGATGA
- a CDS encoding CDC48 family AAA ATPase, giving the protein MIFGKDEGRYEKIKLRVAEALKRDVGRGIVRFDKKYQRQLGVGPGDIVELIGERSTAAIVANPHPDDKNLDIIRMDGYIRRNAGVSIGDYVTVARAEVQEAKKVVLAPAQKGVFIQIPGDMVKQNLLGRPVVKGDLIVASGRSETGYYTGSPFDELLRGFFEAMPLGFGELKFVVVNTNPKGIVQITYNTEVEVLPQAVEVREETIPEVTYEDIGGLSDAIQKIREMVELPLKHPELFERLGIDPPKGVLLYGPPGTGKTLLAKAVANEANAHFIAINGPEIMSKFYGESEERLREIFKDAEENAPSIIFIDEIDAIAPKREEVVGEVEKRVVSQLLTLMDGLKSRGKVIVIAATNRPDAIDPALRRPGRFDRELEVGVPDKQGRKEILQIHTRGMPLEPDYDKQTVLKVVGDLLRKETFEEERLKKIMEKVENAKNEEEVKEILKDDGEIYAEVRLRLIDKMLDELAEKTHGFVGADLAALAREAAMVVLRRLIKEGKISPEQERIPPEVLQELRVKKADFYEALKMVDPSALREVLIEMPNVRWEDVGGLEEVKQKLREAVEWPLKYPKAFQRLGIDPPRGILLYGPPGTGKTLLAKAVATESEANFIGIRGPEVLSKWVGESEKRIREIFRKARQAAPTVIFIDEIDAIAPARGSDMNRVTDRLINQLLTEMDGIEKNSGVMVIAATNRPDILDPALLRPGRFDRMILVPAPDEKARLEILKVHTRRVPLAGDVNLKELAKRTEGYSGADLEALVREAALMAMRRIMSKLPREVVAEQSEEFLEQLKVSKRDFEEALKTVRPSITPYMIEYYRNFEETRKTQEEKAGKMDYFTF; this is encoded by the coding sequence ATGATCTTCGGTAAGGATGAGGGGAGGTATGAGAAAATAAAGCTCCGCGTGGCGGAGGCTCTCAAAAGGGACGTCGGAAGGGGCATCGTACGCTTTGATAAAAAATACCAGCGCCAGCTCGGGGTTGGGCCGGGCGACATCGTCGAGCTGATTGGAGAACGCTCAACGGCTGCGATAGTGGCAAACCCTCACCCCGACGACAAAAACCTGGACATCATAAGGATGGATGGTTACATAAGGAGAAACGCCGGGGTAAGTATAGGAGACTACGTCACCGTTGCAAGGGCGGAGGTTCAGGAGGCCAAGAAAGTCGTCCTTGCTCCAGCCCAGAAGGGAGTTTTCATCCAGATACCCGGCGATATGGTCAAGCAGAATCTCCTAGGCAGGCCAGTCGTTAAGGGAGACCTCATCGTCGCCAGCGGGCGGAGCGAGACGGGTTACTATACTGGATCGCCCTTCGATGAGTTACTCAGGGGGTTCTTTGAGGCCATGCCCCTCGGCTTCGGTGAGCTGAAATTCGTCGTCGTCAACACCAACCCCAAGGGCATAGTCCAGATAACCTACAACACAGAGGTTGAGGTTCTCCCGCAGGCAGTTGAAGTCCGTGAGGAAACCATCCCAGAGGTAACCTACGAGGACATAGGCGGTCTCAGCGATGCGATTCAAAAGATTCGTGAGATGGTCGAGCTTCCGCTCAAACACCCAGAGCTCTTCGAGCGCCTTGGAATAGACCCCCCGAAGGGTGTGCTCCTCTACGGTCCACCTGGAACTGGAAAGACGCTCCTCGCTAAGGCCGTCGCCAACGAGGCTAACGCCCACTTCATAGCCATCAACGGGCCAGAGATAATGAGCAAATTCTACGGTGAGAGTGAAGAGCGCTTAAGGGAGATATTTAAAGACGCGGAGGAAAACGCACCAAGCATAATTTTCATCGACGAAATCGATGCTATTGCACCCAAAAGGGAAGAGGTTGTTGGAGAAGTCGAGAAGAGGGTCGTCTCGCAGTTGCTTACCCTGATGGATGGCCTCAAGAGCCGCGGAAAGGTCATAGTCATTGCCGCCACCAACAGGCCCGATGCGATAGATCCGGCCCTCAGAAGGCCAGGAAGGTTCGACCGCGAGCTCGAGGTAGGCGTGCCAGACAAGCAAGGCAGAAAAGAGATACTCCAGATACACACCAGAGGGATGCCTCTTGAGCCGGACTACGACAAGCAGACTGTCCTCAAGGTCGTGGGAGATCTCCTGAGGAAGGAGACTTTCGAGGAGGAGAGGCTCAAGAAGATAATGGAAAAGGTTGAAAATGCCAAGAACGAGGAGGAAGTCAAGGAAATCCTAAAGGACGACGGAGAGATCTACGCGGAGGTCAGGTTGAGGCTCATCGACAAGATGCTTGATGAACTGGCCGAGAAGACCCACGGCTTCGTTGGAGCTGATCTGGCAGCGCTGGCAAGAGAGGCAGCAATGGTCGTCCTCAGGAGGCTCATCAAAGAGGGCAAGATAAGCCCCGAGCAGGAAAGGATTCCGCCCGAGGTTCTTCAGGAGCTGCGCGTCAAGAAAGCTGACTTTTACGAGGCTCTGAAGATGGTGGATCCCTCGGCGCTGAGGGAAGTCCTCATCGAGATGCCCAACGTCCGCTGGGAAGATGTCGGAGGCTTGGAGGAAGTCAAGCAGAAACTCCGTGAAGCCGTCGAGTGGCCGCTCAAGTACCCAAAAGCCTTCCAGAGGCTCGGAATCGACCCACCGAGGGGTATACTGCTCTACGGTCCACCTGGAACTGGTAAGACCCTCCTCGCCAAGGCCGTCGCTACGGAAAGTGAAGCCAATTTTATTGGCATCCGTGGGCCAGAGGTTCTCTCAAAATGGGTCGGTGAGAGCGAGAAGCGCATAAGGGAAATCTTCCGCAAAGCTAGACAGGCCGCCCCGACTGTCATATTTATCGACGAGATCGACGCAATAGCGCCAGCAAGGGGTAGCGACATGAACCGCGTCACGGACAGGCTGATCAATCAGCTCCTGACAGAGATGGACGGAATCGAGAAGAACAGCGGTGTAATGGTTATAGCAGCCACCAACAGGCCGGACATTCTCGATCCAGCCCTGCTCAGGCCAGGAAGGTTCGACAGGATGATACTCGTGCCAGCGCCGGACGAGAAGGCCAGACTGGAGATACTCAAAGTCCACACCAGGCGTGTTCCTCTCGCAGGGGATGTCAACCTCAAAGAGCTGGCAAAGAGGACTGAAGGCTACAGCGGTGCCGACCTGGAAGCCCTCGTGAGGGAGGCGGCGCTTATGGCGATGCGCAGAATAATGTCCAAGCTTCCGAGGGAAGTCGTAGCGGAGCAGAGTGAAGAGTTCCTCGAGCAGCTGAAGGTATCAAAGAGGGACTTCGAGGAGGCACTAAAGACGGTCAGACCGAGCATAACGCCCTACATGATAGAGTACTACAGAAACTTCGAGGAGACCAGAAAGACCCAGGAGGAAAAAGCGGGGAAGATGGACTACTTCACCTTCTGA
- a CDS encoding PRC-barrel domain-containing protein, producing the protein MVRIIASKLRDVELITDTGIRLGWVYDLSFDEETGNILVIVAEPDEDLDTSEFVTDHEGLLLIPISAVKSIGEVIIIDSSKLAVKSKLRRIGSVNKTEATEG; encoded by the coding sequence ATGGTCAGGATAATAGCTTCCAAGCTTAGGGACGTCGAGCTGATAACTGACACAGGAATAAGGCTCGGCTGGGTTTACGATCTTAGCTTCGATGAGGAAACAGGCAATATTCTCGTTATCGTAGCCGAGCCCGACGAGGACCTCGACACGAGCGAGTTCGTTACGGATCACGAGGGGCTTCTGCTAATTCCAATAAGCGCCGTCAAGAGTATCGGCGAGGTTATCATCATAGACTCCAGCAAGCTCGCCGTCAAGTCCAAGCTCAGGAGGATCGGCTCAGTAAATAAGACAGAAGCAACCGAGGGGTGA